A region of Jannaschia sp. W003 DNA encodes the following proteins:
- the rpsU gene encoding 30S ribosomal protein S21 — MQVSVRDNNVDQALRALKKKLQREGVFREMKLRQHFEKPSEKRARQKAEAIRRARKLARKKAQREGML; from the coding sequence ATGCAGGTCAGCGTCCGCGACAACAACGTCGATCAGGCGCTTCGCGCCCTGAAGAAGAAGCTTCAGCGCGAAGGCGTGTTTCGCGAGATGAAGCTGCGGCAGCACTTCGAGAAGCCCTCGGAGAAGCGCGCCCGCCAGAAGGCCGAGGCGATCCGCCGCGCCCGAAAGCTCGCTCGCAAGAAGGCCCAGCGCGAAGGGATGCTCTGA